The DNA window GCCGGATACGTTACGGCCGTGAAGATCGTAGAGCCCGTTGTGGCATGCGCACCAGATCTGCTTGAGATCACCGCGGTACTGCACGATACAATCGAGGTGGGTGCAGGTGGCGCTGAAGGCGCGGAACTCCCCCGACTCGCTGCGCACCAGGATCACGGGCTTGCGGCCGAATTTGACGATCTGCGCCGTGTTGACGGCGAACGCGGAGGCAAGGCCGGCCTTCACCGACTGCACGTTCGCCTCCGGGACCTTCGGCGGCTTGAGGTAGGAGATGACAGGATAGAGAGCGCTGCCCAACCATCCGAGCAGCCCACCACCCAGCAGAAGTTTCGTGAAGTCCCGGCGTGTCAGGGCCATGCATGGGTTTTACAGGATGAAGCGTCAACTGAAAAGGGAAAAAAGCTATGCAAAGCTATGTAACTCAAACCCTCCCATTGACATGCCCCGGGCGCGGGCGTAGGATTTTTCCAGGTATCCGAGCCGCGTGACAGCTCCGGCCGCGCTTTCAACGTGAGGCTCACTTCCATGACACTGCGCCACTTCGCCATCGGCTGCCTCTGTATCCTCCTTGCCGGCCCGGCCGCACTGGTCCCGGCCGTCGCTCTCGCCCAGGTCACCAACGACACCTGCCTGGACTGCCACGACGACGCCTCCATGCTGTCGGATCGCGGCCACCCGGTGGGGATCGTGGCGGCGCGCTTCCAGGCGAGCATCCATAGCGACATGGACTGCACCGACTGCCACAGCACGCCCGGCGACTACGAGGACGTCCCGCACTACACGAAGTACACTCCGGTCGACTGTTCGGGCTGCCACGACGACGCGATGGCTTCCTTCAAGGGATCCGTGCATGAGGATGTCCTGAACGATCGCGACATGACCTGCACCACCTGTCACACCATCCACCAGCACGGCAGGGCCGAACACGAGGCGCTCGACGGGTGTGGCGACTGCCACGAGGATGCCGCCACCGCGTACGCCACCAGTGTGCACCGCGCGGGCCGCAAGCAGAACGGGGGGGCGGCGACGTGTGCGAGCTGCCACGGCAGCCACCACGTGCTGGCGGTGGCGGACTCCACGTCAGCCGTGAACGAACGCAACGTCCCCCTTCTGTGCGGCGGCTGCCACGCGAAGGAACCGCCGGTGACGGCCGACTATGTCCGCCTGCCGGTGGTGGTGCCAGGCTACCTGGAATCGGTCCACGGCAAGGGCTGGCAGGAAGGCAAACACGCCGCGGTCTGCACCAGCTGCCACGGTGCGCATGACTCGCGCCTCTCCACCGACCCGAGGTCGCACATCAACCGGCAGAACGTAGCCGAGACCTGCGGGCAGTGCCACGACCAGATCGCCGTGGAGTACGAGAACTCCATCCACGGCAGCGCGGTGGCGCTGGGGGTGGAGGACGCACCGACGTGCAACGACTGCCACAGCGAGCACCTCATTCGCGGACCGCACAACCTCAACGGCCAGGTAAGCGCGGAACACCGCGCGAAGGAGCTCTGCGGGGCCTGCCACACCGACCCCGAGATTCTCTCCAAATACGGAATCGCCGGCGGCGTGGTGGAGTCCTACCTCGACAGCTACCACGGCTGGGCGGTATCGCGCGGCGCGTCGCTGGTGGCAACCTGCACCGACTGCCACAACGTGCACGAGATTCGCAGCACGCTCGACCCGGCGTCGAGCGTCCACGACACCAACGTGGCCGGCACCTGCGCGCGCTGCCACGAGGGCGCCAACGATCGCTTCGCCCAGAGCTATACCCACGCGGGCGCGCTGGAGGCGCGCGGCCCGCACGGATGGGTGCGCTACGTCTACCTGTGGCTGATCGCGGTGGTGCTGGGCGGCATGGCGATCCACAACGCGGTCATCGCGCGATGGGAACTGCGGCGCCATTTGAGCCATGTGCGCCGCGAGCCCGCGGTCCAGCGCTGGCGGCGCGCGGAGCGCTTGCAGCACATCGTGCTCCTGCTGAGTTTCACCGGGCTGGCGGTGACCGGCTTCGCGCTGCGCTTCCCCGAATCGTGGTGGGCCAGGCTGATCCAACTGGACGGCCACGAGATCATCCGCGCGTACCTGCATCGCGCCTTCGGGATCATCATGACGGTGACTGCCATCTACCACGGCGTGTGGCTCACGGTCACCCGGCGCGGCCGCTGGTCGCTGCGCGAGATGGTCCCCGGCTTCCACGACATGCGCCAGGCCGGCGAGAACATGGCTTTCCACCTCGGCCTGCGACGCACACGCCCCGCGTTTCGTGCCTTCGACTACACCCAGAAGGCCGAGTACTGGGCGGTGGTATGGGGCACCT is part of the Candidatus Krumholzibacteriia bacterium genome and encodes:
- a CDS encoding Rieske (2Fe-2S) protein; the protein is MALTRRDFTKLLLGGGLLGWLGSALYPVISYLKPPKVPEANVQSVKAGLASAFAVNTAQIVKFGRKPVILVRSESGEFRAFSATCTHLDCIVQYRGDLKQIWCACHNGLYDLHGRNVSGPPPRPLDEYAVNVVSDEILVSRMA
- a CDS encoding cytochrome b/b6 domain-containing protein gives rise to the protein MTLRHFAIGCLCILLAGPAALVPAVALAQVTNDTCLDCHDDASMLSDRGHPVGIVAARFQASIHSDMDCTDCHSTPGDYEDVPHYTKYTPVDCSGCHDDAMASFKGSVHEDVLNDRDMTCTTCHTIHQHGRAEHEALDGCGDCHEDAATAYATSVHRAGRKQNGGAATCASCHGSHHVLAVADSTSAVNERNVPLLCGGCHAKEPPVTADYVRLPVVVPGYLESVHGKGWQEGKHAAVCTSCHGAHDSRLSTDPRSHINRQNVAETCGQCHDQIAVEYENSIHGSAVALGVEDAPTCNDCHSEHLIRGPHNLNGQVSAEHRAKELCGACHTDPEILSKYGIAGGVVESYLDSYHGWAVSRGASLVATCTDCHNVHEIRSTLDPASSVHDTNVAGTCARCHEGANDRFAQSYTHAGALEARGPHGWVRYVYLWLIAVVLGGMAIHNAVIARWELRRHLSHVRREPAVQRWRRAERLQHIVLLLSFTGLAVTGFALRFPESWWARLIQLDGHEIIRAYLHRAFGIIMTVTAIYHGVWLTVTRRGRWSLREMVPGFHDMRQAGENMAFHLGLRRTRPAFRAFDYTQKAEYWAVVWGTWVMALTGLILWYPTVATRWAPVWIVRVAEAIHFYEAILAVSAIAIWHFFFVIFLPAVYPMSTTWIDGRMPAGEWKEFHAGQYAQEGEAPIQSPAPGSEEKSQQN